The Mesorhizobium sp. M1D.F.Ca.ET.043.01.1.1 genome contains a region encoding:
- the pmtA gene encoding phospholipid N-methyltransferase PmtA, which produces MARGPGLRKALAQKFDDELKFFKGWIDKPKAVGSIVPTSSITARKMASIVNPKSGLPVLEIGPGTGVITRAILAQGVKPENLYAIEYSTDFVRHLRRLYPGVNVIEGDAFNLNATLGDKRDMMFDSVVSGVPLLNFPVAQRVAYVESLLDRIPAGRPIVQLTYGPMSPIPPGRGNYTVKHFDFIIRNIPPTQLWIYRRKAH; this is translated from the coding sequence ATGGCACGTGGTCCCGGATTGCGCAAAGCGCTGGCGCAAAAATTCGACGACGAGCTGAAGTTCTTCAAAGGCTGGATCGACAAGCCGAAAGCGGTCGGCTCGATCGTTCCCACCAGCTCCATCACCGCCCGCAAGATGGCCTCGATCGTCAATCCGAAATCGGGCCTGCCGGTGCTCGAGATCGGCCCAGGCACCGGCGTCATCACCCGCGCCATCCTGGCGCAGGGCGTGAAGCCGGAAAACCTCTATGCGATCGAATACTCGACCGACTTCGTGCGTCACCTGCGCCGGCTCTATCCCGGCGTCAACGTCATCGAGGGCGACGCCTTCAATCTCAATGCCACGCTCGGCGACAAGCGCGACATGATGTTCGATTCGGTCGTCTCCGGCGTGCCGCTGCTCAACTTCCCGGTCGCCCAGCGCGTCGCCTATGTCGAAAGCCTGCTAGACCGCATCCCCGCCGGCCGGCCGATCGTGCAGCTGACCTACGGCCCGATGTCGCCGATCCCGCCCGGCCGCGGCAACTACACGGTCAAGCATTTCGACTTCATCATCCGCAACATCCCGCCGACGCAGCTGTGGATCTACCGGCGCAAGGCGCACTAG
- the pyrF gene encoding orotidine-5'-phosphate decarboxylase: MHPGSSQGETMRDRLIVGLDVPTLKDAEKAVRELEGTVSFYKIGYQLAFAGGLDFARELASGGTKIFLDMKLLDIDNTVAKGVENIVRMGMTMLTIHSYPKAMRAAVEAAKGSDLCLLAVSVLTSMDEQDMIDAGYEYDPHTLVLRRSEQALHAGMGGIVCSAEEAEAVRRIVGPDMAVVTPGIRPSGSDHGDQKRVVTPAQAIRNGSSHLVVGRPIVAAADRRAAAEAILTEMQSA; the protein is encoded by the coding sequence ATGCACCCCGGCAGTTCCCAAGGCGAGACCATGCGCGACAGGCTGATCGTCGGCCTCGACGTGCCGACGCTGAAGGACGCCGAAAAGGCGGTGCGCGAGCTCGAAGGCACCGTCTCCTTCTACAAGATCGGCTACCAGCTCGCTTTCGCCGGCGGGCTCGATTTCGCGCGCGAGCTGGCCAGCGGCGGCACCAAGATCTTCCTCGACATGAAGCTGCTCGACATCGACAACACCGTGGCCAAGGGCGTCGAAAACATCGTCAGGATGGGCATGACGATGCTCACCATCCACTCCTATCCGAAGGCGATGCGGGCGGCCGTGGAAGCGGCCAAAGGCAGTGACCTTTGCCTGCTGGCGGTCAGCGTGCTGACCTCCATGGACGAGCAGGACATGATCGACGCCGGCTATGAGTACGACCCGCACACGCTGGTGCTGCGGCGCTCCGAACAGGCGCTGCATGCCGGCATGGGCGGCATTGTCTGCTCGGCCGAGGAGGCCGAGGCGGTGCGCCGGATCGTCGGCCCCGACATGGCCGTCGTCACACCGGGCATACGGCCGAGCGGCAGCGACCACGGCGACCAGAAGCGCGTGGTGACGCCGGCGCAAGCGATCCGCAACGGCTCCAGCCACCTCGTCGTCGGCCGGCCAATCGTCGCCGCTGCCGACAGGCGGGCGGCGGCCGAGGCGATCCTGACCGAGATGCAATCCGCCTGA
- the dnaK gene encoding molecular chaperone DnaK, with protein sequence MAKVIGIDLGTTNSCIAIMDGKEPKVIENAEGARTTPSIVAINSDGERLVGQPAKRQAVTNPENTIFAVKRLIGRRYDDPVTEKDKKLVPYKIVKGDNGDAWVEAGGKKLSPSQISAMILQKMKETAEAYLGEKVEKAVITVPAYFNDAQRQATKDAGKIAGLEVLRIINEPTAAALAYGLEKKDGKTIAVYDLGGGTFDISVLEIGDGVFEVKSTNGDTFLGGEDFDMRLVEYLAAEFKKEQGIDLKADKLALQRLKEAAEKAKIELSSTTQTEINLPFITADATGPKHLTMKLTRAKFESLVEDLVQRTIDPCKAALKDAGLKAGEIDEVVLVGGMTRMPKIQEIVKQFFGKDPHKGVNPDEVVALGAAIQAGVLQGDVKDVLLLDVTPLSLGIETLGGVFTRLIERNTTIPTKKSQVFSTAEDSQSAVTIRVFQGEREMAADNKMLGQFDLVGIPPAPRGVPQIEVTFDIDANGIVNVSAKDKGTGKEHQIRIQASGGLSDADIEKMVKDAEANADADKKRRALVEARNQAESLVHSSEKSLKDYGDKVSEADRTAIADAISALRTAAEGDDVADIEAKSQSLAEASMKLGQAMYEASQKEAAEADAKADAAKDSDVVDADFEEIDEDDEKKKSA encoded by the coding sequence ATGGCAAAAGTTATCGGTATCGATCTCGGAACAACAAACTCCTGCATCGCCATCATGGACGGCAAGGAGCCCAAGGTTATCGAGAATGCGGAAGGCGCGCGCACGACCCCTTCCATCGTCGCCATCAACAGCGACGGAGAACGCCTCGTCGGCCAGCCGGCCAAACGCCAGGCGGTCACCAATCCTGAAAACACCATCTTCGCGGTCAAGCGCCTGATCGGCCGCCGCTATGACGATCCGGTGACGGAGAAGGACAAGAAGCTTGTCCCCTACAAGATCGTCAAAGGCGACAATGGCGATGCCTGGGTCGAGGCCGGCGGCAAGAAGCTGTCGCCCAGCCAGATCTCGGCCATGATCCTGCAGAAGATGAAGGAAACGGCGGAAGCCTATCTCGGCGAGAAGGTCGAGAAGGCGGTCATCACCGTTCCGGCCTATTTCAACGACGCCCAGCGCCAGGCGACCAAGGACGCCGGCAAGATCGCAGGCCTCGAAGTGCTGCGCATCATCAACGAGCCGACGGCTGCCGCGCTCGCCTATGGCCTGGAGAAGAAGGACGGCAAGACCATCGCCGTCTATGACCTTGGCGGCGGCACGTTCGACATTTCGGTGCTCGAGATCGGCGACGGCGTCTTCGAGGTGAAGTCGACCAACGGCGACACCTTCCTCGGCGGCGAGGACTTCGACATGCGCCTGGTCGAGTACCTGGCGGCCGAGTTCAAGAAGGAGCAGGGCATCGACCTCAAGGCCGACAAGCTTGCGCTGCAGCGCCTGAAGGAAGCGGCGGAAAAGGCCAAGATCGAGCTGTCGTCGACGACGCAGACCGAGATCAACCTGCCCTTCATCACCGCCGACGCCACCGGGCCGAAGCACCTGACGATGAAGCTCACCCGGGCGAAGTTCGAAAGCCTGGTCGAGGATCTCGTGCAGCGCACCATCGACCCCTGCAAGGCGGCGCTCAAGGACGCCGGCCTGAAGGCGGGCGAGATCGACGAGGTGGTGCTGGTCGGCGGCATGACCCGCATGCCCAAGATCCAGGAGATCGTGAAGCAGTTCTTCGGCAAGGACCCGCACAAGGGCGTCAACCCCGATGAGGTCGTGGCGCTCGGCGCCGCCATCCAGGCCGGCGTGCTGCAGGGCGACGTCAAGGATGTGCTGCTGCTCGACGTGACGCCGCTGTCGCTCGGCATCGAGACGCTGGGCGGCGTGTTCACCCGGCTGATCGAGCGCAACACCACGATCCCGACCAAGAAGAGCCAGGTGTTCTCGACGGCCGAGGATTCCCAGTCGGCGGTGACGATCCGCGTCTTCCAGGGCGAGCGCGAGATGGCGGCCGACAACAAGATGCTCGGCCAGTTCGACCTGGTCGGCATCCCGCCGGCTCCGCGCGGCGTGCCGCAGATCGAGGTCACCTTCGACATCGACGCCAACGGCATCGTCAATGTCTCGGCCAAGGACAAGGGCACCGGCAAGGAGCACCAGATCCGCATCCAGGCTTCGGGCGGCCTGTCCGACGCCGACATCGAGAAGATGGTGAAGGACGCCGAGGCCAACGCCGACGCCGACAAGAAGCGCCGCGCGCTCGTCGAGGCCCGCAACCAGGCCGAATCCCTGGTGCACTCGTCCGAGAAGTCGCTCAAGGACTATGGCGACAAGGTCTCGGAGGCCGATCGCACCGCGATCGCCGACGCCATCAGCGCGCTGAGGACCGCCGCCGAGGGCGACGACGTGGCCGATATCGAGGCCAAGTCGCAGTCGCTTGCCGAAGCTTCGATGAAGCTTGGCCAGGCCATGTACGAGGCCTCGCAGAAGGAAGCGGCCGAAGCCGACGCCAAGGCGGACGCCGCCAAGGATTCGGACGTGGTCGACGCCGACTTCGAGGAGATCGACGAAGACGACGAGAAGAAGAAGTCGGCCTGA
- a CDS encoding L,D-transpeptidase has protein sequence MRAKSVLMGVLAGMLALSGCTTGGALPTSSLAYGGLTDAGFRIPPVPIYKVDQKLRRQTVAYATDEAPGTIIVDTGAKFLYYVLGDGQAMRYGIGVGKAGFEWHGTAHVARKREWPDWSAPSQMIVRERNRGHIIPAHMEGGLMNPLGARALYLFNEKGDTGYRLHGSPEWWSIGKAVSAGCIRLMNQDIIDLYDRAEIGTKVIVI, from the coding sequence ATGCGCGCGAAATCGGTTCTGATGGGGGTACTTGCCGGGATGCTGGCATTGTCCGGCTGCACCACCGGCGGCGCTTTGCCGACTTCCTCACTGGCCTATGGCGGCCTCACCGACGCCGGTTTCCGCATTCCGCCGGTTCCGATCTACAAGGTCGACCAAAAGCTCCGCCGGCAGACGGTGGCTTATGCGACCGACGAGGCGCCCGGCACCATCATTGTCGATACAGGGGCGAAGTTCCTCTATTACGTGCTGGGAGACGGCCAGGCGATGCGCTACGGCATCGGCGTCGGCAAGGCGGGCTTCGAGTGGCATGGCACTGCTCATGTTGCGCGCAAGCGCGAATGGCCGGATTGGAGCGCGCCGTCCCAGATGATCGTCCGCGAGCGCAACCGGGGCCACATCATACCGGCCCATATGGAAGGCGGACTTATGAACCCGCTCGGCGCGCGGGCGCTCTATCTTTTCAACGAGAAGGGTGACACCGGATATCGCCTGCACGGCAGCCCTGAATGGTGGTCCATCGGCAAAGCCGTGTCGGCGGGCTGCATCCGCCTCATGAATCAGGACATCATCGATCTCTATGACCGGGCTGAAATCGGCACAAAGGTCATCGTGATTTGA
- a CDS encoding inositol monophosphatase family protein: MTDDLDQRMHFAIGLARRAGELGLKYFRDLDNLTIESKGHQDLVSNGDREVEMFIRAAIAEAYPADGIVGEEHAPVTGRTGHVWVIDPIDGTANFVRGIPAWCVVIACARHGETVVGVIHEPSTGETFHGRLGGGAFVNGQPIEASGAAALSEGSVGTGLSNRASTEHVAALISMIMAEGGVFYRNASGALMLAYAAAGRLLGYVEEHMNAWDCLAGMLLVEEAGGTVLKPDPKAVLSNGTQVIAGGKLIFPKLRTLCTEAFRH; encoded by the coding sequence GTGACCGACGACCTCGACCAGCGCATGCATTTCGCCATCGGCCTCGCGCGCCGGGCCGGCGAGCTTGGGCTGAAATATTTTCGCGACCTCGACAACCTCACAATCGAGAGCAAGGGCCATCAGGACCTGGTCTCCAACGGCGACCGCGAGGTCGAGATGTTCATCCGCGCGGCGATCGCCGAGGCCTATCCCGCCGATGGCATCGTCGGCGAGGAGCATGCGCCGGTGACCGGCAGGACCGGCCATGTCTGGGTGATCGACCCGATCGACGGCACCGCCAATTTCGTGCGCGGCATTCCGGCCTGGTGCGTGGTGATCGCCTGCGCCAGGCATGGCGAGACCGTCGTCGGCGTCATCCATGAGCCTTCGACCGGCGAGACCTTCCATGGCCGCCTCGGCGGCGGCGCCTTCGTCAACGGCCAGCCGATCGAGGCGAGCGGCGCCGCAGCACTTTCCGAAGGCTCGGTCGGAACCGGGCTTTCGAACCGCGCGTCGACCGAACATGTCGCAGCATTGATCAGCATGATCATGGCCGAGGGCGGCGTCTTCTACCGCAACGCGTCCGGAGCGCTGATGCTCGCCTATGCCGCGGCCGGGCGGCTGCTCGGCTATGTCGAGGAGCACATGAATGCCTGGGATTGCCTGGCCGGCATGCTACTGGTGGAGGAGGCGGGCGGCACGGTGCTGAAGCCCGATCCCAAGGCGGTTCTCAGCAATGGAACGCAGGTGATCGCCGGCGGAAAGCTGATCTTTCCGAAGCTGCGCACGCTTTGCACGGAAGCGTTCCGACACTGA
- a CDS encoding DUF1330 domain-containing protein, translated as MPKGYWVARVDVRDAEGYKDYVAAAKLAFDRFGAKFLARGGEHEKAEGPGRARNVIIEFESFAAAHDCYHSPEYQRAVAIRQKVADGEIVLVEGI; from the coding sequence ATGCCAAAGGGATATTGGGTCGCTCGCGTCGATGTGCGCGATGCCGAGGGCTACAAGGACTATGTCGCGGCCGCCAAGCTCGCCTTCGACCGCTTCGGCGCGAAATTCCTGGCGCGCGGCGGCGAGCACGAAAAAGCCGAAGGGCCTGGCCGCGCGCGCAACGTGATCATCGAATTCGAATCCTTTGCCGCGGCGCATGACTGCTACCACTCGCCGGAATATCAACGCGCCGTCGCCATCCGCCAGAAGGTCGCCGACGGCGAGATCGTGCTGGTCGAGGGGATTTAG
- a CDS encoding LLM class flavin-dependent oxidoreductase — protein sequence MTALSVLDLSPITQGSNASQSLANSLDLARHAERLGYKRYWLAEHHNMPGIASAATSVVIAHVAGGTRTIRVGAGGIMLPNHAPLVIAEQFGTLNALFPGRIDLGLGRAPGTDMMTARALRRNLEASDNFPQDVVELMGYFRPAEEGQRIRAVPGEGQHVPVWILGSSLYGAQLAALLGLPYAFASHFAPAELDHALEVYRTRFQPSAELDKPYVMLGLNVFAAPTDAEARLLFTSLQQAFVNLRSGRPGQLPPPVENYDRDLDPVAKTMLAQALSCAVVGSPETVRQGIDAFVRRTGADELMVTAQMFDHAARVRSFEILADVHGSMSQAA from the coding sequence ATGACTGCACTTTCGGTTCTCGACCTGTCGCCGATCACGCAAGGCAGCAATGCCTCGCAGTCGCTCGCCAATTCGCTCGACCTTGCCCGCCATGCCGAGCGGCTGGGCTACAAGCGCTATTGGCTCGCCGAGCACCACAACATGCCGGGCATCGCCAGCGCGGCGACTTCCGTCGTCATCGCCCATGTCGCGGGCGGTACCAGAACGATCCGCGTCGGCGCCGGCGGCATCATGCTGCCCAACCACGCGCCGCTGGTGATCGCCGAGCAGTTCGGCACGCTCAACGCCCTTTTCCCGGGCCGCATCGACCTCGGCCTCGGCCGCGCGCCGGGCACCGACATGATGACGGCGCGGGCGCTGCGCCGCAACCTGGAGGCCAGCGACAACTTCCCCCAGGACGTGGTCGAGCTGATGGGCTACTTCCGGCCGGCCGAGGAAGGCCAGCGCATCCGCGCGGTGCCGGGCGAAGGGCAGCACGTGCCGGTCTGGATCCTTGGCTCCAGCCTCTACGGTGCGCAGCTCGCGGCGCTGCTCGGCCTGCCCTATGCCTTCGCCTCGCATTTCGCGCCGGCCGAGCTCGATCACGCGCTGGAGGTCTATCGCACCCGTTTCCAGCCGTCGGCTGAGCTCGACAAGCCCTATGTGATGCTCGGCCTCAACGTCTTTGCGGCGCCCACCGACGCCGAGGCGCGGCTTTTGTTCACCTCCCTGCAGCAGGCCTTCGTCAATCTGCGCAGCGGCCGGCCCGGGCAATTGCCGCCGCCGGTCGAAAACTATGACCGCGATCTCGATCCGGTCGCCAAGACCATGCTTGCCCAGGCGCTGTCCTGCGCCGTCGTCGGCTCGCCGGAGACGGTCCGCCAGGGCATCGATGCTTTCGTGCGTCGTACCGGCGCCGACGAATTGATGGTGACGGCGCAGATGTTCGACCACGCGGCGCGGGTGCGCTCCTTCGAGATCCTGGCGGACGTGCATGGATCGATGTCACAAGCGGCCTGA
- a CDS encoding NADPH-dependent FMN reductase yields the protein MTVIPRILVFAGSVRTGAFSGRTADVAQKELAMQGAEVTRISLGDYPLPIMDEDLEKEKGVPENAVKLGRLIADHDGLLIATPEYNGSIPPLLKNSIDWVSRIRRDGSHSFRPLYGKPAGLCSSSEGKFAGIRCINHLRAVLVRCQMEVITPECSVSGANEAFAEDGQFRDERLHQSMERLCRTLIETSRMLSVRIEA from the coding sequence ATGACCGTCATCCCCAGAATCCTCGTCTTTGCCGGTTCGGTCCGCACCGGCGCCTTCAGCGGCCGAACGGCCGACGTGGCGCAGAAGGAGCTCGCCATGCAGGGCGCCGAGGTGACGCGCATCTCGCTCGGCGACTATCCGCTGCCGATCATGGATGAGGATCTGGAAAAGGAAAAAGGCGTTCCCGAAAACGCCGTGAAGCTCGGCCGGCTGATCGCGGATCACGACGGCCTGCTGATCGCGACGCCCGAATATAACGGCTCGATCCCGCCGCTCCTGAAGAACTCGATCGACTGGGTGAGCCGGATCAGGCGCGACGGCAGCCATTCGTTCCGGCCGCTTTACGGCAAGCCCGCAGGCCTTTGCTCCTCCTCCGAAGGCAAGTTCGCCGGCATACGCTGCATCAACCATCTGCGCGCGGTGCTGGTGCGCTGCCAGATGGAAGTGATCACGCCGGAATGCTCGGTATCCGGCGCCAATGAGGCCTTCGCCGAGGACGGACAATTCCGGGACGAGAGACTACACCAATCGATGGAGCGCCTATGCCGCACACTGATCGAAACCTCGCGCATGCTGTCGGTGCGGATCGAGGCCTGA
- a CDS encoding arylamine N-acetyltransferase has product MSGRLFAAPMASAYIGLVKPDFPLMTNASFDIDGYFARIGYRGPTDASLAALKALHRQHPQAIPFENVDALMGVSVGLDPASLQDKVFSQGRGGYCFEHNLIFMHALGALGFNVSGLAARVLWGQPDDAITARSHMLLRVELDGKTYIADVGFGGLTLTAPLLLEPDLEQQTPHEAFRITETGDHFRLQAGIGGANMNNDWRTLYRFDMQRTYEVDYQVSSHFLSTHPSSHFLSTLVAARALPDRRYGLRNNRLSIHHLGGRSEQREIASATELADVLESELAIVIPNRAAFEARLRQKNIVET; this is encoded by the coding sequence ATGTCCGGCCGCCTGTTTGCGGCGCCCATGGCGAGTGCCTATATCGGCCTGGTCAAGCCGGATTTCCCTCTCATGACCAACGCCTCCTTCGACATCGATGGCTATTTCGCCCGCATTGGCTATCGCGGTCCGACGGATGCTTCGCTGGCAGCGCTGAAGGCGCTGCACCGGCAGCATCCGCAGGCGATCCCGTTCGAGAACGTCGACGCGCTGATGGGCGTTTCGGTCGGGCTCGATCCGGCTTCGCTGCAGGACAAGGTCTTCAGCCAAGGCCGCGGCGGATACTGCTTCGAGCACAATCTGATCTTCATGCATGCGCTCGGAGCGCTGGGTTTCAACGTCAGCGGGCTCGCCGCCCGCGTGCTGTGGGGCCAGCCGGACGATGCCATCACGGCGCGCAGCCACATGCTGTTGCGGGTCGAGCTCGATGGAAAGACATACATTGCCGATGTCGGCTTTGGCGGCCTGACGCTGACGGCGCCGCTGTTGCTCGAGCCGGATCTCGAACAGCAGACCCCGCACGAGGCCTTCCGCATCACCGAGACCGGCGATCATTTTCGCCTGCAGGCCGGCATTGGCGGCGCCAATATGAACAACGATTGGCGCACGCTCTACCGCTTCGACATGCAGCGGACCTACGAGGTCGACTACCAGGTGAGCAGCCATTTCCTGTCGACGCATCCGAGCTCGCATTTCCTGTCGACCCTGGTCGCGGCGCGCGCTTTGCCGGACCGGCGCTATGGGCTGCGCAACAACCGGTTGTCGATCCATCATCTCGGCGGCCGCAGCGAGCAGCGCGAGATCGCCTCGGCGACCGAGCTCGCCGACGTGCTGGAGAGCGAGCTCGCCATCGTCATCCCCAACCGCGCCGCCTTCGAGGCAAGGCTGCGGCAGAAGAACATCGTGGAGACCTGA
- the dnaJ gene encoding molecular chaperone DnaJ, whose protein sequence is MKADFYETLGVHKGADDKELKSAFRKLAMQFHPDRNPGDHACEHKFKEINEAYETLKDPQKRAAYDRFGHAAFEQGGMNGAAHGFGAGGFADIFEDIFGDMMGGRQRRSSGGRERGADLRYNMEISLEEAFSGKTAQIRVPASISCSECSGSGAKPGTQPVTCAMCHGHGKVRATQGFFSIERTCPQCQGRGQTIKDPCPKCAGQGRVTEERSLSVNIPAGIEDGTRIRLANEGEAGLRGGPSGDLYIFLAVKPHEFFQRDGADLYCKVPISMTTAALGGSFEVTTLDGSQTKVKVPEGTQNGRQFRLKGKGMPVLRQANVGDLYIQTAVETPQNLSRRQRELLEEFEQLSSKDNSPQSSGFFARMKDFFESFGEH, encoded by the coding sequence ATGAAAGCTGATTTCTACGAAACGCTGGGCGTGCACAAAGGTGCCGACGACAAGGAGCTGAAGAGCGCTTTCCGCAAGCTCGCCATGCAGTTCCATCCCGACCGCAACCCAGGCGACCATGCCTGCGAGCACAAATTCAAGGAAATCAACGAGGCCTACGAGACGCTGAAGGACCCGCAGAAGCGCGCGGCCTATGACCGTTTCGGCCACGCCGCCTTCGAGCAGGGCGGCATGAACGGCGCTGCGCACGGCTTCGGCGCCGGCGGCTTCGCCGACATATTCGAGGATATTTTCGGCGACATGATGGGCGGCCGCCAGCGCCGCTCTTCCGGCGGCCGCGAGCGCGGCGCCGACCTGCGCTACAACATGGAAATCTCGCTGGAAGAGGCATTCTCCGGCAAGACGGCGCAGATCCGGGTGCCTGCCTCCATCTCCTGCTCGGAATGCTCGGGCAGCGGCGCCAAGCCCGGCACGCAGCCCGTCACCTGCGCCATGTGCCACGGCCACGGCAAGGTGCGGGCAACGCAGGGCTTCTTCTCGATCGAGCGCACCTGCCCGCAATGCCAGGGCCGCGGCCAGACGATCAAGGACCCTTGCCCGAAATGCGCCGGCCAGGGCCGCGTCACCGAGGAGCGTTCGCTGTCGGTCAACATCCCGGCCGGCATCGAGGACGGCACCCGCATCCGGCTTGCCAATGAGGGTGAGGCCGGCCTGCGCGGCGGCCCTTCGGGCGACCTCTACATCTTCCTCGCGGTCAAGCCGCATGAATTCTTCCAGCGCGACGGCGCCGACCTCTACTGCAAGGTGCCGATCTCGATGACGACCGCCGCCCTCGGCGGCTCGTTCGAGGTCACCACGCTCGACGGCTCGCAGACCAAGGTGAAGGTGCCGGAAGGCACCCAGAACGGCCGCCAGTTCCGGCTGAAGGGCAAGGGCATGCCGGTGCTGCGGCAGGCCAATGTCGGCGACCTCTACATCCAGACGGCGGTCGAGACGCCGCAGAACCTGTCGCGCCGGCAGCGCGAGCTGCTGGAAGAGTTCGAGCAGCTCTCCTCGAAGGACAACTCGCCCCAGTCGAGCGGCTTCTTCGCCCGCATGAAGGACTTTTTCGAGTCCTTCGGCGAGCACTGA